The DNA region ACTTGCAGAAGTTTCTGCCGCCAGATTGTCTAGATCTGAAGTTGTGACTCCATCAAAAATTCCTTGTATAACTTTTTTTGAAATTTCTATTGGATCTACAAAATTGCTATCCAGACCATAGCAAAGTTTTTTTACACGAGCGGTTATTTTATCAAAACTGACTTCTTCGCGTTTGCCGTTACGTTTGAGTACTTGCATCTTATTAAAATTAAAACAGTAAAAGGGTTAAAAAAAAAATACTTAAAAGTCTTCGTCTATCGAGAATACCTTCGGAGCATGGCCACCAGTGGCTACCCCTGATTTTTGGTATTCTGACACCCTTTTTTCAAAGAAATTGGTTTTACCTTGCACGGAGATCATCTCCATGAAGTCAAATGGATTTTGTGAATTGTAAACTTTAGTATTACCCAAAGCTACTAAGAGGCGGTCAGCAACAAACTCTATATATTGACACATCAAATTTGCATTCATACCAATCAGGGCGACCGGTATGGCCTCAGTAATGAAATGTTTTTCAATTTCAACTGCATCTTTGATGATTGCTTCGATTGTCTCTTTTGGAAGTTTGTTGACAATATGTTGATTATACAATAAACAGGCAAAGTCGCAATGCATTCCTTCATCGCGAGAAATTAATTCATTGGAAAAGCTTAAACCAGGCATTAGGCCCCGTTTTTTTAACCAAAAAATACTACAAAATGAGCCACTGAAAAAGATTCCTTCTACCGCTGCAAATGCGATTAACTGTTCGGTAAAACTTCCGTTTTTAATCCAACGTAATGCCCAATCTGCTTTTTGGCGAACACATTCTAAATTTTCAACAGCATGAAACAAGTAGTTCTTTTCCGTTTGGTCTTTGATATACGTATCAATTAATAATGAGTAAGTTTCTGAATGGATATTTTCCATCATGATCTGAAACCCATAAAAGAATTTGGCTTCAGGGTATTGAACCATCCGAACCATATTCTCCGCAAGATTCTCATTGACGATCCCATCGCTGGCTGCAAAAAAAGCAAGAACGTGTTTAATGAAATGTTTTTCATTATC from Saprospiraceae bacterium includes:
- a CDS encoding ribonucleotide-diphosphate reductase subunit beta codes for the protein MNHRSEPILVENPDRFVIFPIKHSDIWQFYKNSEASFWTAEEIDLSQDLEDWNHLLNDNEKHFIKHVLAFFAASDGIVNENLAENMVRMVQYPEAKFFYGFQIMMENIHSETYSLLIDTYIKDQTEKNYLFHAVENLECVRQKADWALRWIKNGSFTEQLIAFAAVEGIFFSGSFCSIFWLKKRGLMPGLSFSNELISRDEGMHCDFACLLYNQHIVNKLPKETIEAIIKDAVEIEKHFITEAIPVALIGMNANLMCQYIEFVADRLLVALGNTKVYNSQNPFDFMEMISVQGKTNFFEKRVSEYQKSGVATGGHAPKVFSIDEDF